A region of uncultured Carboxylicivirga sp. DNA encodes the following proteins:
- the mce gene encoding methylmalonyl-CoA epimerase: protein MKPTHIEHIGIAVKSLEEAIPFYEKVLGLECYAVEEVTDQKVKTAFFMVGQTKIELLESTDPEGPIGKFLEKKGEGIHHMAFAVENLAEKLTLAEERGIKVIDKTPRKGAEGLNIGFLHPKSTFGVLTELCEDPNK, encoded by the coding sequence ATGAAACCTACGCATATTGAGCACATTGGTATTGCTGTGAAGAGTTTGGAAGAAGCTATTCCTTTTTATGAAAAAGTTTTAGGCTTAGAGTGTTATGCTGTTGAGGAAGTAACAGATCAAAAAGTAAAAACTGCCTTTTTTATGGTTGGTCAAACAAAAATTGAATTATTGGAATCAACTGATCCAGAAGGACCAATCGGAAAATTTTTAGAGAAAAAAGGAGAAGGTATACATCATATGGCTTTTGCTGTAGAAAACCTTGCAGAAAAACTTACGTTGGCAGAAGAAAGAGGAATCAAGGTAATTGACAAAACACCTCGCAAAGGTGCAGAAGGTTTAAATATCGGATTCCTACATCCAAAGTCAACTTTCGGTGTTTTAACCGAACTTTGCGAAGACCCTAATAAATAA
- the yajC gene encoding preprotein translocase subunit YajC, with protein sequence MNNLLNVFLSLPPQAAEGGNPLLNFAPFILIIVVFYFFMIRPQMKRQKELRKYREALKKGDKVVTTGGIYGKVSEVKDTYVVVEIADNVKVKMDKSAIVMDMTDVTTNK encoded by the coding sequence ATGAATAATTTATTAAACGTATTTTTAAGCTTACCTCCTCAGGCTGCTGAAGGTGGTAATCCTTTACTGAATTTTGCACCTTTTATTTTAATCATTGTGGTATTTTATTTTTTCATGATTCGTCCACAGATGAAGCGTCAGAAAGAATTGCGTAAATACCGTGAAGCATTGAAGAAAGGTGATAAAGTTGTTACTACCGGAGGAATCTATGGTAAAGTTTCTGAAGTAAAAGATACATATGTTGTTGTTGAAATAGCTGATAATGTAAAAGTTAAGATGGATAAGTCGGCTATTGTTATGGATATGACAGACGTAACAACTAATAAGTAA
- a CDS encoding DUF5606 domain-containing protein, producing MLKGLLAISGQRGLFKMVSQAKNSIIVESLLDGKRIPAYATSRISALEDISIYTEEEDVKLSDVFRAIYAKENGGKAIDVKSSGNELKKYFEEVLPSYDKDRVYVSDIKKVLTWYNLLVENDLLDPNAPDEDAEEEKESAE from the coding sequence ATGTTGAAAGGATTATTAGCCATTTCAGGACAACGTGGATTGTTTAAAATGGTTTCTCAGGCCAAAAATTCAATTATTGTCGAGTCATTGTTAGACGGTAAACGTATTCCTGCTTATGCAACTTCGCGTATCAGCGCACTTGAAGATATCTCTATATACACTGAAGAAGAAGATGTTAAGTTGTCAGATGTTTTTAGAGCTATCTATGCAAAGGAAAATGGAGGCAAAGCAATTGATGTCAAAAGCTCTGGAAATGAGTTGAAGAAATACTTTGAAGAAGTTTTACCTTCGTACGACAAAGACAGAGTTTATGTGTCTGATATCAAAAAAGTGTTGACGTGGTACAATCTTTTAGTTGAAAACGATTTGTTGGATCCGAATGCTCCTGATGAAGATGCGGAAGAAGAAAAAGAATCAGCAGAATAA
- a CDS encoding thiamine-binding protein: protein MKNKQVNVAIQVLPFTDTSRTYAVVDKAIEVIENSGLKYRVTPFETVIEGKYSEVMEVVMKAQEACYTGGAESLLCNLKIQSHSEKEVTIEDKTGKYDNKKGC from the coding sequence ATGAAAAATAAACAAGTAAATGTAGCCATTCAGGTTTTGCCTTTTACCGATACATCCAGAACTTATGCCGTTGTTGATAAAGCAATTGAGGTAATTGAAAACTCTGGATTAAAATATCGCGTAACACCATTTGAAACAGTAATAGAAGGTAAGTATTCAGAAGTGATGGAAGTAGTTATGAAAGCTCAGGAAGCATGTTATACAGGAGGAGCAGAAAGTTTGCTATGTAACTTGAAAATTCAATCACATTCGGAGAAAGAAGTGACTATTGAAGATAAGACGGGAAAATATGATAATAAAAAAGGCTGTTGA
- a CDS encoding DUF1573 domain-containing protein, with amino-acid sequence MRLVTFFILGLIIITSCQSNVSHKKGISKGFIEFKEKSFSFGTLNEGDVVGHRFTFINTGSEPVLILNVEKSCGCTDVRYPQVPVKSGDSAFVELVFDTRGWSGRQVKQVKVVSNDSIGIRELRIWADIN; translated from the coding sequence ATGCGCCTTGTTACATTCTTCATTCTGGGATTGATAATAATTACTTCCTGTCAGAGCAATGTTTCTCACAAGAAGGGAATAAGTAAAGGATTTATTGAATTCAAGGAAAAATCTTTTAGTTTTGGAACCCTGAATGAAGGAGATGTGGTAGGTCATCGGTTTACTTTTATTAATACAGGCTCAGAACCGGTATTAATATTAAATGTTGAAAAAAGTTGTGGTTGTACTGATGTTAGGTATCCACAGGTACCAGTCAAGTCTGGTGACTCAGCTTTTGTCGAATTGGTATTTGATACAAGAGGATGGTCAGGACGACAGGTAAAACAGGTGAAAGTCGTGTCAAATGATTCTATTGGGATTCGTGAACTTAGAATCTGGGCTGATATTAATTAA
- the nusB gene encoding transcription antitermination factor NusB, which yields MLSRRLLRVKVMQMAYAHHQKGESSIQQTEKELFHSITKSHELYHTFLLLMLELKSFAEKRIELRKQKNRPTEEDLNPNLRFVENALLLQLADNKELLAYNAKNGNPWVNNPEVIKGVFETITKSALYEDYMKSESGDYDSDVKFIAKLIEKVIAPYEGLYSLFEEQSVYWNDEIEFIISMVVKTVKGFKKENGDNEHLLPEFKDEEDQDFVKQLLRKTLLNHNENMELIKKFTKNWDYDRVAYIDIVLMQIAIAEIVEFKNIPVNVSLNEYIEIAKFYSTNKSGLFINGVLDKIVEYLIEQKIINKPGKA from the coding sequence ATGTTAAGTAGAAGATTGTTAAGGGTAAAGGTTATGCAAATGGCTTATGCACATCACCAAAAAGGTGAATCATCCATTCAGCAAACCGAGAAAGAGTTATTTCATAGCATTACCAAATCTCACGAGTTATATCATACTTTTCTGCTGTTAATGTTGGAGTTGAAATCATTTGCAGAAAAGAGAATTGAATTGCGTAAACAAAAAAATCGTCCTACCGAAGAAGATTTAAATCCCAATTTACGTTTTGTTGAGAATGCTTTATTGTTGCAATTAGCTGATAATAAAGAACTGTTAGCTTACAATGCAAAGAACGGAAATCCATGGGTAAATAATCCTGAAGTTATTAAAGGTGTTTTCGAAACCATTACCAAGTCGGCTTTATATGAAGATTATATGAAGTCTGAATCAGGTGATTACGATTCGGATGTTAAGTTTATTGCCAAGTTAATTGAAAAAGTAATAGCACCTTACGAGGGGTTGTATTCTCTTTTTGAAGAACAAAGTGTTTATTGGAATGATGAAATTGAATTTATTATTTCAATGGTTGTAAAAACGGTTAAAGGTTTCAAAAAGGAGAATGGAGATAATGAACACCTTTTACCCGAATTCAAAGACGAAGAGGATCAGGATTTCGTAAAACAATTGTTGCGCAAAACACTGCTTAACCATAATGAAAACATGGAATTAATCAAGAAGTTTACTAAAAACTGGGATTATGACCGTGTGGCATACATTGATATTGTATTAATGCAAATTGCAATTGCCGAAATTGTTGAATTCAAAAATATTCCGGTTAATGTTTCATTAAATGAATATATTGAAATAGCTAAGTTTTATTCAACTAACAAAAGTGGATTGTTCATTAATGGCGTGTTGGATAAAATTGTGGAGTATTTAATTGAGCAAAAAATTATAAATAAACCAGGAAAAGCATAA
- a CDS encoding YbbR-like domain-containing protein codes for MDKIQALVGRYIKYIQARIKELREDKNALIFLFFLFLSTIFWILNALSKDNYTSDLQYPIRISNDNKNELIIGDVRRDLTLKVRGGGFSILNYHLNEKFLTQTIDLTGLPRVKVQDVDGVIISTKEYQSRIEGKLATGMSLVDISPDTLFIPLVEKVSKKIPVKLNASIEFVKQCQLSGKIKMQPDSVIVSGPSNIVDTLSSIYTKPQVFAELKDTLVRNIGLREEKWLEYSTKRVVINIPVEPFTEASVQVPLMAEGLPDSLLLKTFPSEVRVAYRLGLSKALFNPSDFLFTLDFTDVDLSNLPQRMKVKLKSRPENIGQMNYSPLFVEFLLEKNTK; via the coding sequence ATGGATAAAATTCAGGCTTTAGTAGGCCGATACATCAAATATATACAGGCTCGGATTAAAGAGCTTCGAGAAGACAAGAATGCACTTATTTTTTTGTTCTTCCTTTTTCTTTCTACTATTTTCTGGATACTAAATGCCTTAAGTAAGGATAATTATACGTCCGACTTACAATATCCTATTCGTATCTCCAACGATAATAAAAACGAATTGATAATTGGTGATGTGCGCCGAGATCTAACGCTCAAAGTAAGAGGCGGAGGGTTTTCAATTCTTAATTATCATCTCAACGAAAAGTTTTTAACGCAAACCATCGATCTGACAGGCTTGCCAAGGGTGAAAGTGCAGGATGTAGATGGAGTAATCATTTCAACAAAAGAGTATCAGAGCAGGATAGAAGGGAAGTTAGCAACAGGAATGTCATTGGTGGATATTTCACCTGATACACTTTTTATTCCATTGGTTGAAAAAGTTTCTAAAAAAATACCTGTTAAACTAAACGCTTCCATTGAGTTTGTTAAGCAATGTCAATTATCTGGTAAAATTAAAATGCAACCTGATTCAGTGATTGTTTCAGGTCCGAGCAATATTGTTGATACATTAAGCAGTATTTATACAAAGCCACAGGTATTTGCTGAATTGAAAGATACCCTTGTTCGTAATATCGGATTAAGAGAAGAAAAGTGGCTGGAATATTCAACCAAGAGAGTTGTAATAAATATTCCTGTTGAACCTTTTACCGAAGCTTCAGTTCAGGTTCCTTTAATGGCCGAAGGATTGCCTGATTCTTTACTTTTAAAAACATTTCCTTCAGAAGTTAGAGTGGCCTATCGATTGGGATTATCAAAGGCATTGTTTAATCCTTCTGATTTCTTGTTTACATTAGATTTTACAGATGTGGATTTGAGTAATTTACCCCAGAGAATGAAGGTCAAACTAAAAAGTAGACCTGAAAATATTGGGCAAATGAATTATTCGCCTTTATTTGTTGAATTTCTGTTAGAGAAAAATACAAAATAA
- the coaE gene encoding dephospho-CoA kinase (Dephospho-CoA kinase (CoaE) performs the final step in coenzyme A biosynthesis.): protein MLKIGLTGGIGSGKSTVAKFFEVLGIPVYYADVRAKVLMNTNFEVISKVKDLLGDDAYFMKELNRSFVAQKVFNDKSLLQQLNAIVHPAVKNDFEYWIQSHSSCKMIVQEAAVLFENGGYSNFDHMVLVTAPEEIRIKRVMSRDNSTVDQVRERLNNQWSDEKKVKLTDSIIINDDRKSIIEQVTNLIKNL from the coding sequence ATGTTAAAAATAGGATTGACAGGTGGAATAGGCAGTGGAAAATCAACGGTTGCTAAGTTTTTTGAGGTATTGGGTATTCCTGTTTATTATGCAGATGTCAGGGCTAAAGTGTTGATGAATACAAATTTTGAAGTGATCAGTAAAGTGAAAGACTTATTGGGGGATGATGCTTATTTTATGAAAGAACTGAATCGTTCATTTGTGGCTCAAAAAGTATTTAATGATAAGAGTTTGTTACAACAATTAAATGCAATTGTTCATCCGGCTGTAAAGAATGATTTTGAATATTGGATTCAATCACACAGTTCATGTAAGATGATAGTGCAGGAAGCAGCTGTTTTGTTCGAAAATGGAGGTTACAGCAATTTTGATCATATGGTTTTAGTTACTGCTCCTGAAGAAATCCGTATAAAAAGAGTAATGTCCAGAGATAATTCAACTGTAGATCAGGTAAGGGAAAGATTGAATAATCAGTGGAGTGATGAAAAGAAGGTGAAATTGACAGATAGTATCATTATAAATGATGATAGAAAATCAATTATTGAACAGGTTACGAATTTAATTAAAAATTTATAG
- a CDS encoding TerB family tellurite resistance protein → MGFWGSIIGAGLGWWTLGPIGAIMGLVLGNMTEEQSKFLNSQGKDRTAQSRNGFLSALLVLVAAVMKADGKVVRSELDFVKRSLILTFGEKQASDALILLRDILKQDIPVKDVVHQIRVNVPYDSRLQLLHLLYGIAKADGHFAEEEKRLIELIAHGLGISISDFESIKGTYGTDLKSLYKVLEIDESASNEDVKKAYRKMAVRFHPDKVAHLGDDIKKSAEEKFKKVNEAYEKIRKERNMK, encoded by the coding sequence ATGGGTTTTTGGGGATCAATCATTGGTGCAGGATTAGGATGGTGGACTTTAGGTCCGATTGGTGCAATCATGGGATTGGTTTTAGGAAATATGACCGAAGAACAATCTAAATTTCTGAATAGCCAGGGAAAAGATAGAACTGCACAATCCCGTAATGGTTTTTTATCTGCTTTATTAGTCTTGGTTGCTGCAGTTATGAAGGCAGATGGAAAGGTGGTTCGTTCTGAATTGGATTTTGTAAAAAGAAGCTTGATCTTAACTTTTGGAGAAAAGCAGGCTTCTGATGCTTTGATATTATTGCGTGATATATTAAAACAGGATATACCGGTAAAAGATGTAGTTCATCAAATAAGAGTAAATGTTCCATACGATTCAAGATTACAATTGCTTCATCTTTTATATGGTATCGCAAAGGCCGATGGACACTTTGCAGAAGAAGAAAAAAGATTGATTGAGCTTATTGCTCATGGTTTGGGTATTTCAATTAGTGATTTCGAATCTATAAAAGGTACATATGGAACTGATTTGAAATCGTTGTATAAAGTTTTGGAAATTGATGAATCAGCATCTAATGAAGATGTGAAGAAAGCTTATCGTAAAATGGCAGTTCGTTTTCATCCGGATAAAGTGGCACATCTGGGAGATGATATTAAAAAGAGTGCAGAAGAGAAGTTTAAGAAGGTAAACGAAGCCTACGAAAAAATCAGAAAAGAACGAAATATGAAATAG
- a CDS encoding DUF3276 family protein — protein MNTEIFITFGAYNMFPKRKNTMEGFDKKEEIEKNDREEIFSKAVRAGKRTYFFDVKATRKEDYYLTVTESKKRYDQDGRYHFEKHKVFLYKEDFDKFIEGLQETIDFIKKNQNFDLTEREEVYEEEVVASNEYTNVEFEDLHE, from the coding sequence GTGAATACCGAAATTTTTATCACTTTTGGTGCATACAATATGTTTCCTAAACGCAAAAACACAATGGAAGGATTTGATAAAAAAGAAGAAATTGAAAAGAATGATAGAGAGGAAATCTTTTCAAAAGCAGTACGGGCAGGAAAACGTACATACTTCTTTGATGTAAAAGCTACTCGCAAAGAAGATTACTATTTAACCGTTACTGAAAGCAAAAAGAGATACGATCAGGATGGTCGCTATCACTTTGAAAAACATAAGGTTTTCTTGTATAAAGAAGATTTCGATAAATTTATTGAAGGTCTTCAGGAAACTATTGACTTCATCAAAAAGAATCAAAACTTTGACTTAACAGAAAGAGAAGAAGTATATGAAGAAGAAGTGGTTGCTTCAAATGAATATACAAATGTTGAGTTTGAAGATTTGCATGAATAG
- a CDS encoding OadG family protein, with translation MSLYFVDSMTWTITVLGWFIVFVALVFLIGVFLTVPKILNLGTKRDIRTKKGLNAGEKEDKAVVLTGETNAAIAMALHLYFSEMHDEESNVITIKEVKRRYSPWSSKVYGFNNVNFPR, from the coding sequence ATGAGTTTATATTTTGTCGATTCAATGACGTGGACTATTACAGTATTGGGATGGTTTATCGTTTTTGTTGCATTAGTTTTTCTTATCGGAGTATTTCTTACAGTTCCTAAAATATTGAATTTGGGTACAAAACGGGATATTCGTACGAAAAAAGGTTTAAATGCTGGAGAGAAAGAAGATAAAGCTGTGGTTTTAACCGGTGAGACGAATGCTGCCATTGCAATGGCGCTTCATCTGTATTTTAGTGAAATGCATGATGAAGAAAGTAATGTTATTACCATTAAGGAGGTTAAAAGACGCTATTCTCCATGGAGTTCTAAAGTGTATGGTTTTAATAATGTTAATTTCCCAAGATAA
- a CDS encoding acyl-CoA carboxylase subunit beta, with amino-acid sequence MSTQDKVKKLIDLRSEAKLGGGEKRIDKQHAQGKMTARERIEMLLDEGSFEELDMFVIHRCTNFSMEKNKFLGDGVVTGHGTIDGRVVYVYAQDFTVFGGSLSETMALKICKIMDMAMKVGAPVIGINDSGGARIQEGVTSLAGYAEIFERNILASGVIPQISAIFGPCAGGAVYSPALTDFIMMTEDTSYMFVTGPKVVKTVTGEDITVEDLGGADVHASKSGVSHFKVENEEEGILLIRKLISYLPQNNMEEPPVIECNDPIDRLDDQLNTIVPDNPNLPYNMKEVIFSIADDGEFLEVHRNYAKNIITGFCRLDGQSVGVVANQPNFLAGVLDCDASRKAARFVRMCDAFNIPILTLVDVPGFLPGSGQEYAGIITHGAKLMFAYGEATVPKVTVTLRKSYGGAHDVMSCKQLRGDFNYAWPMAEIAVMGAKGAIEVLEGRAVAKLETEEEKAAYIQKKIDEYEETFANPYQAAAYGYIDDVIEPRNTRFRVIRAFQNLQTKKVTNPPKKHSNIPL; translated from the coding sequence ATGTCAACTCAAGATAAAGTAAAAAAGTTAATCGACCTGCGCAGTGAAGCTAAGCTGGGCGGGGGAGAGAAACGGATCGATAAACAACATGCACAGGGCAAAATGACTGCCCGTGAACGTATAGAAATGTTACTGGATGAAGGTTCTTTTGAAGAACTTGACATGTTTGTAATACATCGTTGTACCAATTTTTCAATGGAAAAAAATAAATTTTTAGGCGATGGTGTTGTAACCGGGCATGGAACCATTGATGGTCGTGTTGTTTATGTATATGCACAGGATTTTACAGTGTTTGGAGGCTCCTTGTCTGAGACAATGGCTTTGAAAATTTGTAAAATCATGGATATGGCTATGAAAGTTGGGGCACCGGTAATTGGTATTAATGATTCAGGTGGTGCTCGCATACAGGAAGGAGTTACTTCATTGGCAGGATATGCTGAAATATTTGAACGTAATATTCTGGCTTCTGGTGTAATACCACAGATTTCAGCCATTTTCGGCCCCTGTGCTGGTGGAGCTGTTTATTCTCCGGCATTAACTGACTTTATCATGATGACAGAAGATACTTCATACATGTTCGTTACAGGCCCAAAAGTTGTTAAAACAGTAACCGGCGAGGATATAACTGTTGAGGACTTAGGTGGAGCTGATGTTCATGCTTCAAAATCAGGAGTATCTCACTTTAAGGTGGAAAATGAGGAAGAAGGTATTCTTTTGATAAGAAAGTTAATATCATATCTTCCTCAAAATAATATGGAAGAGCCTCCGGTGATTGAATGTAATGATCCGATAGATCGTTTGGATGATCAGTTAAATACAATTGTTCCTGATAATCCAAACTTACCTTATAACATGAAGGAGGTGATCTTCTCTATCGCAGATGATGGTGAGTTTTTGGAAGTACATCGTAATTATGCCAAAAATATCATCACCGGATTTTGTCGATTAGATGGTCAGTCTGTTGGGGTGGTTGCTAATCAGCCCAATTTTCTGGCAGGTGTATTAGATTGTGATGCATCACGCAAGGCAGCTCGTTTTGTTCGTATGTGTGATGCTTTTAATATTCCTATCTTAACATTGGTTGATGTTCCTGGATTTTTACCTGGTTCTGGTCAGGAATATGCAGGTATTATTACACATGGGGCTAAACTAATGTTTGCTTATGGCGAAGCTACAGTGCCAAAAGTTACTGTAACTCTTCGTAAATCATACGGTGGTGCCCACGATGTTATGTCATGTAAGCAATTACGCGGCGATTTTAATTATGCTTGGCCAATGGCTGAGATTGCTGTAATGGGTGCTAAAGGAGCCATTGAGGTATTAGAGGGTAGAGCCGTTGCCAAACTGGAAACAGAAGAAGAAAAAGCTGCTTATATTCAGAAAAAGATTGATGAATATGAGGAGACTTTTGCCAATCCATATCAGGCTGCTGCATATGGCTACATTGATGATGTTATTGAACCACGAAATACACGTTTTAGAGTGATTCGTGCATTCCAGAACTTACAAACGAAGAAGGTAACCAATCCTCCTAAGAAACATTCGAATATTCCACTTTAA
- a CDS encoding biotin/lipoyl-containing protein, with protein MKKFEFTIRGNKYQVKVNDFEDNLATIEVNGTQYEVEIHQEVKKAKTPRLVRKEVQRKPGEGFITKKPGGGASKVLAPLPGNIFKVLVAPGDTVKKGDVLLIMEAMKMENNVLAEKEGTVATVKVSVGDAVLQNDILIEME; from the coding sequence ATGAAGAAATTTGAATTTACCATCAGAGGTAATAAATATCAGGTTAAGGTTAATGATTTTGAAGATAATCTGGCCACAATAGAAGTGAATGGAACCCAATACGAAGTTGAGATTCATCAGGAAGTTAAAAAAGCTAAGACGCCACGTTTAGTTCGTAAAGAAGTTCAACGAAAACCTGGTGAAGGTTTTATCACGAAAAAGCCGGGCGGTGGAGCATCAAAGGTATTGGCACCACTTCCAGGTAATATTTTTAAAGTATTGGTAGCTCCTGGCGATACTGTTAAAAAAGGTGATGTTCTCTTGATTATGGAAGCTATGAAGATGGAGAATAATGTATTAGCCGAAAAAGAAGGAACAGTTGCTACAGTGAAGGTTTCAGTTGGAGATGCAGTGTTACAAAACGATATTTTAATTGAGATGGAATAA